DNA from Halorarum salinum:
GACGGGAACAGGTCCACGACGACCAGCAGGTCGAGTTGCTCCATCGCCTGCTTCATCCGGCGCATCTCGCTGATCGAGTTCGTCGAGTGTCCCCAGAAGAACGCGATCTTGACCTCGTCGGGCTGGTAGAGCGGCGTCTCCTGGAGCCGGTCCTCCTGGGAGAGCGCCGCCTCGAACCAGCGGGCGACGGTGAGCCCGTTCTGGAACATCATCGACCGCTCGCTCGGGAACGAGTCGTCGACCGAGTCCGCGTCCGACTGGCGGAGGTAGAGGTCCTCCGGCATCAGCTCGAACCGGTCGTACAGGTCCTCGAAGCTCGTCGAGCCGCTCGTGTACGGGCTCGTGTCCCAGACGTCTGCCCACCACGAGTAGCCGCCCGGATCGAGCCCGTAGTAGCCCGGCAGGATGTGGCTCGCCACGCCGAGGTCGGTCGCGCCTTGGACGTTCGAGTGCCCGCGCATCACCTGGAGGCCGCCGCCGGAACGGGCGGCGCTCCCCGACGCGAGCGAGGTCAGCGCGTACGAGCGGATGTTCTGGGTGCCGTTGTTGTGCTGGGTGCCGCCCATCGCCCACTCGATCTGGACGTTGGGCTTGTTCTCGATGATGAGGTCGCCGAGCGCCTCCAGGTCGGACCTGCTGATCCAGGTGATGTCCGCGACGGTGTCGAGGTCGTAGCGGTCGAGTTCGGCCTCGGCGTCGGGCCAGCCCATGACCCGCTCGCTCAGCATGTTCTGCCCGGAGTCGTCGCTGCCGTCGATCGCGAGTTCGCCCCGGTCGCGCAGGTACCGGACGAGCCCCATCATCAGGGCGACGTCGGTTCCGGGTCGCAGCCGGAAGAAGTGGTCCGCGTGCGCCGACGTCTTCGTGTACCGCGGGTCGACGGAGACGATGGTGCCGCCCCGCTTCTGTCCCTCCAGGATGTGCTGCATCGCGATCGGGTGGGCCTCCGCGGGGTTCTGCCCGATGATGATGAGGAGATCCTCGTTGCGGTAGTCGTTCATCGAGTTCGTCATCGCCCCGTAGCCCCACGTGTTCGCGAGGCCCGTCACCGTCGTCGAGTGGCAGATGCGCGCCTGGTGGTCGATGTTGTTCGTCCCCATGAACGCCGCGAGCTTCCGGATCGCGTAGCACTCCTCGTTCGCGTGGTGGGCGCTCCCGAGGAGCATGACGCTGTCGCGGCTGTGCTCCTCCCACACGCGCTCGATCTCTGAGGCGATCTCGTCGTACGCCCGATCCCAGGAGATCTTCTGCCACTCGCCGTCCACCTTCTGCATGGGGTGTTTCAGCCGCCGTTCGGAGTGCTCGCTCCCGTAGATAGCGGCCCCCTTCGAACAGAGCGACCCGTTGTTCACGGGGTGTTCGTGCCAGGGCTCCTGGCCCACGAACGCGTTGCCGGTCCGCTCGCCGCGGAACCCGCACCCGACGGCACAGAAGTTGCAGATGGTCTTGGTCAGTTCCCCGTCCGTGTCGGTCCCGTCGGTCTCGTCGTCGGACTGTGCGAGCGCGTGCCCGGCGCCGCCGCCGCCGAGCGCCACCGCCCCCGCGAGCGCGCTCGCTTTCACGAACGTCCGCCGGTCGAGGTCGAGGGAGACTGGTTCGGTGCTCATGCGCCCCCGTCGTCCCTCCACGCTGTCGGTTGCATGGTGCTAACTACCCACACGACTAATTGTAATACACGTACATTAAGATGGGGGACGGACTCCCCCCGGATCTGCGCCGTCGGAGGCCGCTGTTTACCGGGTTCCTCCTCGAACGGGACGATTGACGACCGGTTCCGGAGGCGAACGAATCGATCGGGAAGCTGTTCGATGAAACTCATTTCCCCGCAAGGCATATCACCGTGCTATGAGCTAGCAGTTACGATGAACACCGGGGCGTTCGCCTGCGCGTGTGGCGGGACGTGCGACGTCGACCTGGAGGCCGTCCGCGAGGGCGTGCGCGACGTCGAGGTGGCCGCGAGTTCGCGGCTCCTCTGTCGGGACGGGCTGGACTCGATGGCCCACGTGATCGACGAGTACGACCTCGACCAGCTCCTCGTCACGGCCGTCGACGGGGGCTGCAAGGACCGAATCAGGGCGGTCGCCGAGGAGCAGGGGCTCCACCCCGACGCCACCGCGTTCGTGGACCACCGCGAGGGGGCGGCCTGGGTCCACGACGGACCCGAGGCCACCGACAAGGTCGCGCGGCTGCTCAACGCCGCGAACGCGGGGCTCCGGGCGGAAGCCGTCTCCCGGACCGTCTCGCGCGACGCGGGCGAGCGCGTGGCGGTGATCGGCGACCCCGAGACCGCGGCGACGCTCTCGGACACCGCCGACGTGACGCTCGTGGCCGACGGGAGGGACTTCTCCGGCGCGGACGGCCTGGGGGACGTGACCGTCGAGCGCGGCCGCGTGACGGCCGTCGAGGGGTCGTTCGGCGGGTTCGAACTCACGCTGGCCGCGCGGGTCACCGACGACTGCATCGGTTGCATGGAGTGCGTCCGCGAGGGGCCCGAGGGGAAGGTGACGGCCCGCCCCGTCGACGTCGACCCCGACGCCCCGGGCGGCGAGTGGGTCGACGTCTGCCCGACCGACGCGATCGACCTCGACGGCGTGACGCGTCGCCTGAGCGTCGACCAGGTGATCCACCCGGCGGGCGACTCGGGGGCGCGGGGCGGCCGGGTCGGCTACTACACCGGCCCCGTCGACGGCGCGACGATCGCGGCCGTCGAGTCGCACCTCGGCGGCGTCGAGAAGCCGGAGTTCCTCGACCTGGAGATGGACGTCTGCGCGGCGGGCGCCTCCAGCCAGGAGGGCTGTACCGCCTGCACCGACGCCTGCCCGCACGACGCCGTCGACCGTCCGGCGGTCGACCGCGTCGAGTTCGACCCGATCGCCTGCCAGAACTGCGGGGCCTGCACGAGCGCCTGTCCGACCGGCGCGACCATGCTGCGGGAACCCTCGAACGAGCGCATCGCCCGCGAGGTGGAGGCGTCGCTGAGAACCGAGGAGTCGGGGGGCTGGCTCCCCTGGCGGGGGTCCGAGGGGATCGGGACGCCGGTGGTCGCGTTCGTCTGCTCGGAGCGCGCCCGCGAGCGGTTGCGCGAGTACGGGCGCCGCGCCGCGCGCGGCGAGGACGGCCGGTACCCGCCGGTCCTCCCCGTGTCCGTGAACTGCACCGACACCGTGGGCGAACCCCACGTCGTGCACGCGCTGGCGGCCGGCGCCGACGGCGTCGCGGTGGTCGGCTGCGGGGACGCGTGCCTCCACTCGGGTCCCGACCCGAAGGCCGCGCTGGTCGAACGGTGCAACCGGGCGACGGCCGACCTCGGGCTGGGCGAGCGCGTCGCCTTCCTCGCCCCGGGGGACGACCCGGCCGCGTTCGCCGCCGAACTCGCGGGGTTCGTCGACGGACTCGACGATTCGCCGGTCCCCGCCGGCGAGCACGAGGCGACGGGCCGGATCGACGAACCGACCGCCGGCGGCGTAGGCGGGTCGCCCGCGGTCCAGGCCGACGGGGGTCGCCCGAACCCGACGTTCGACGGCCACGGTTGGACGCTCGAGTCGGTGCGGACGATCCTCCGGCACGTCGACCCCGAGCGGGACGTGATCCGCGGCCTCTCCGACTTCGGCAGCATGGAGGTGAGCGACGCCTGCAACCTGACGCCGACCTGCTCGAACCTCTGTCCGACCGACGCCGTCCGCCGCACCGACGGGGGGAACCTCGAGTTCAACCACGAACTGTGCGTCAACTGCGGCCTCTGCGAGGAGGGCTGTCCCGAGACCGCGATCACGATGCGCGACGGCCTGGACCTCTCGCTGCTCCCGGAGCGCCGGGACGGCGACCCGTGGGTGACCGTCCACGACGGCGAGATGCTGGAGTGCGTCCGATGCGGGGAGCCGTTCACGAGCGTCGGCTCCGCCGAGAAGGTGCAGGCCGAGGTGGGCGACCTCGTGGAGGGCGTCGTGCCCGGGGGCGAGCACAGCGTCTTCGAGTACTGCGGCGACTGTCGGACCAGCCTGCTCTTCGGGGGTGGGGCGGGCCGATGAACGAGGACGAGATCCACGAGGCGCGCGTCGAGGTCGTGGACTTCCTGATCGAGGCGTTCTGGGACGTCCCGGGCGAGGGGTTCGTCGAGCGCCTGCTCGGCGACGGGATCGTCCTCCCCGCCGATCCGGTGAACGACCCCATGGACGAGGGGTTCGAGATGCTCCGGCGGTGGCGCGACGCCCACCGGGGGGAGCCGGTCGAGGAGGTCCACGAGGCGCTCGAACGCGAGTACACCTCGCTGTTCGTCGGCCCGCGTCCGCCGGTGCTCCCCCACGAGACGTACTACCGGGACGACACCGACTTCATCGGGAAGGGGCTCGCGGAGGTGGAGGCGAGCTACTCCGCCGCGGGCTGGTCGCCCCCGGAGGAGTACCCGGAGGAGAACGACTTCGTCGCAGTGGAACTCGCGTTCCTCCGGCACCTCGTCGGGGTCCAGCGGGACGAGCGCGAGGAGTCGTTCGGCTACGAGCGCGTGTTCCTGGACGAGCACCTGACGCAGTGGGTCGACGCGTTCGTCGCCGACCTGCGCGAGGAGGCCGACCCCGGGCTCTTCCTCGCAGCCGGGCTGATCCTCGCGGGGCTCGTCGAGTTCGAGGACGAACTGGTCGCGCAGGTCGTGGCCGGCTAGGCGCGCGATCGCACGGACCGGGGACGCGCGACTGCTCGCGGAGCGTGGGGGAAGACGTGCGGAACCCAACACGCCCCGCTACGGGACGGTAGCGCGTCGCCGGACGGAAAACGGGTTACTCCTCCTCGGCCTCGCGTTCGAGGAAGTCGAACCTGATCTCCCCGTCGACCTCGCCGTCGTTTATCTCGTTCGGCCGGACGCCGTGGTCCCACACCTCGAAGCCGTTGTACTTCTCCGTGGCGCCCTTCGGCCGCCAGCCGCTGTCCTTGTGTGTCATAGGTATCCGTTCACACGTACCGCACTTAGTCCTATCGCGGCTTCCGCGGGCCGGCGGCGCTGGAGTCCCGTCGACCGTTCCCCGTCGACCGTTCGAGTTCCCGCCCCCGGACGCGGAGCTCAGAACGACACTCCCCGGTCGGAGTCGAACGCGACGGTCCACGTCGTCTGTTCGTCACACTCGGGACAGTGCTGGCGCAGTTCGGTCCGCTCGAAGGTGCCGACGTCGGCCAGCAGGCCGCAGTTGGCACACTCGAAGTACGGCATCTACGCCACGGGCGAGCGCCCGACGGTGGCCGGAAACCGTTCCAGGACGGCCGGAGTTCGTTCGGATGTGGTTCGAGCGTCCATCGGCATCGTTCCCCACGAAGTAGCGCCCCGGGTCGCATAAAACCGCCCCCCGGCGAGTTCGACAGCGTTCCGTGGGCGACTTCGGGTTCCGTTCGCCGGGGACCCCTACCGGTCGCTCTCGCCCGCCACCCACACGACCACGAACCCCGCGACGAGCGAACACGCGGCGAACGCGAGCACCAGCGGCGTCCCGAGCGCCATCGCCCGCTCCATCCGGAAGTACCACGTCCACGTCTGGACCGACTCGGCGCCGACCGCGACGACCGCGACCGCGGAGACGGAGAGCACCAGCCCCAGGAACGACAGCGCCGCGAACCCGCGGGCGAGCGACGCGACGCGCGGGCTACGCATCGAACGCCCTCCGGGCGACCAGCGAGGTCAGCACCAGCGGCACGAGGACGGCCGTCTGGACGCCGATGAAGATCCCCATGTAGCTGATCGTCGACTCGAGGTGGATCGCCCAGTGCCAGGTGCCCTTCACCTCCGCGATGACCGCGACCGTGCCGACCGCGAGCACCGACAGCCCGACGAGCGCCGCCAGGACGAACTCCGCCACCCTGACGTAGTACAGGGCGCGCCGCCACGACGCGCCGCCCGGGTCCGACTCGACCGCCGCGGCGGTCCCGTTGCTCACCGCTCACCACCCCCCGACGGGCGGCCCGTGACGTACGACCGGTAGGCGTCGTAGGCCGCGACCACGAGCACCAGCGTCCCGACGGCGATGAGCGCCAGCGCGGGCCCCAGCGCGAGCGGCAGGTCCGAGAGGACGTGCAGCAGGATGCCCATGTGAAGGAGTGACTAGCTCGCGTGACCATAGGGGTTGCGCCCCCGGTCGTCGAACGGCAGACTCGAACCGTCCGGCGAGGCTCGAACAGCCTGGCGAACCCTTTTGCCCGCGTACGCCGTTGAGCACCCTGATGCCGTCGAGACGGAGCCTGCTGGGGAGGCTCTCCGCGGCGGTGGGGGTCGCGGCCGCCGGCTGTGCCCGACTTCGGCCGCCGCCGGGACTGGACCTCCTGGCGAACCCGCACGACGTTCCACGCCGCCAGTTCGCCCAGCGGGAGCGCCTCCGGCGCGACTCGGACGGCAACCCGCTCCAGGCGCGCCACAGGCGGGTGCTGCTGCTGGACCTCCGGCGGGAGCCGTCCGCCGAGGCCGGCCGGACCGTCGAACGGGCGTTGCGGGGCCTGGAGGGGGCGTTCGAGTGGAGTCCCGACGGGCTGTTCCACCTCCTCGCCTGGGGGACCAACTACCTCGACGAGCACGGCGCCCTCGGCAGGGTCCCGACCGAGCATCCGACGGTGCTCTCGCGGACCGACGACCCCGACCTCCTGCGGTTCGACGCCGCGCTCGTGCTCGAATCCGACGTCCCCTCACACGTCGCGGCGGCCGAGGGCGCGCTGTTCGGCGACCGCGACGAACTGAACGGCACCCCGGTCGAGCACCGGCTCACGGACGTGTTCGACCGCCGTTCGCGCCGGACCGGATTCCTCGGCGAGGGGCTCCCGGCCGCCCACGCGGACGCGGAGGGCGTCCCCGCCGACGCGATCGCCGAGGACGCACCCATGTTCACCGGGTTCCGCTCCGGCCGCGAGGGGACCCAGGCGAGCGAGGACCGCGTGACCATCGAGGACGGCCCGCTCGAGGGCG
Protein-coding regions in this window:
- a CDS encoding formate dehydrogenase subunit alpha, with the protein product MSTEPVSLDLDRRTFVKASALAGAVALGGGGAGHALAQSDDETDGTDTDGELTKTICNFCAVGCGFRGERTGNAFVGQEPWHEHPVNNGSLCSKGAAIYGSEHSERRLKHPMQKVDGEWQKISWDRAYDEIASEIERVWEEHSRDSVMLLGSAHHANEECYAIRKLAAFMGTNNIDHQARICHSTTVTGLANTWGYGAMTNSMNDYRNEDLLIIIGQNPAEAHPIAMQHILEGQKRGGTIVSVDPRYTKTSAHADHFFRLRPGTDVALMMGLVRYLRDRGELAIDGSDDSGQNMLSERVMGWPDAEAELDRYDLDTVADITWISRSDLEALGDLIIENKPNVQIEWAMGGTQHNNGTQNIRSYALTSLASGSAARSGGGLQVMRGHSNVQGATDLGVASHILPGYYGLDPGGYSWWADVWDTSPYTSGSTSFEDLYDRFELMPEDLYLRQSDADSVDDSFPSERSMMFQNGLTVARWFEAALSQEDRLQETPLYQPDEVKIAFFWGHSTNSISEMRRMKQAMEQLDLLVVVDLFPSLASVLADRDDGVILLPCASQYEHYRSVTNSHRAVQWSEPVRPPSHNTKPDMQIMQELADRLGFGEHFDWGTGPDLYSGRSTYEDCLREINLGTMTIGYRQDPERLQQHLEYDWAFSTETTRADAPGLPVSGDYWMLPWPCWGEGHPGTPIIWNDDLDPNDGGQDFRTRWGVQAPTPEEWSSMSSEEYPLRETVNQQGQEGLNLLRDPYEPDWADGEIRGIPEYPGWKTTMPPDPSNSDALPLPFEYALDPNRSVYDAARDLVEQGIKTEEDLGMPLSEWEQYDFPQPDPPTGRGRARAVVWSFLDKVPVHREPIESPRPDLVEQWPANGQQQNFYRLDQNNAAEQEQATAAAADQGMDVIMTTGRQVEHQGGGSESRSNVFLADLQPHMYAEIHPNMADDLGVDGGDLVVVSTTDRGSVLVKARVTDRPNDREVFLPFHWGGVFQGKSLEDQYPDGHAPFAIGDSVNSITSRGYDVETQMQETKAALVKVQPATQELLEELNMDAEIDFPQDREGFGRQKDYDVRDGGAVQ
- a CDS encoding 4Fe-4S dicluster domain-containing protein — translated: MNTGAFACACGGTCDVDLEAVREGVRDVEVAASSRLLCRDGLDSMAHVIDEYDLDQLLVTAVDGGCKDRIRAVAEEQGLHPDATAFVDHREGAAWVHDGPEATDKVARLLNAANAGLRAEAVSRTVSRDAGERVAVIGDPETAATLSDTADVTLVADGRDFSGADGLGDVTVERGRVTAVEGSFGGFELTLAARVTDDCIGCMECVREGPEGKVTARPVDVDPDAPGGEWVDVCPTDAIDLDGVTRRLSVDQVIHPAGDSGARGGRVGYYTGPVDGATIAAVESHLGGVEKPEFLDLEMDVCAAGASSQEGCTACTDACPHDAVDRPAVDRVEFDPIACQNCGACTSACPTGATMLREPSNERIAREVEASLRTEESGGWLPWRGSEGIGTPVVAFVCSERARERLREYGRRAARGEDGRYPPVLPVSVNCTDTVGEPHVVHALAAGADGVAVVGCGDACLHSGPDPKAALVERCNRATADLGLGERVAFLAPGDDPAAFAAELAGFVDGLDDSPVPAGEHEATGRIDEPTAGGVGGSPAVQADGGRPNPTFDGHGWTLESVRTILRHVDPERDVIRGLSDFGSMEVSDACNLTPTCSNLCPTDAVRRTDGGNLEFNHELCVNCGLCEEGCPETAITMRDGLDLSLLPERRDGDPWVTVHDGEMLECVRCGEPFTSVGSAEKVQAEVGDLVEGVVPGGEHSVFEYCGDCRTSLLFGGGAGR
- a CDS encoding TorD/DmsD family molecular chaperone, which translates into the protein MNEDEIHEARVEVVDFLIEAFWDVPGEGFVERLLGDGIVLPADPVNDPMDEGFEMLRRWRDAHRGEPVEEVHEALEREYTSLFVGPRPPVLPHETYYRDDTDFIGKGLAEVEASYSAAGWSPPEEYPEENDFVAVELAFLRHLVGVQRDEREESFGYERVFLDEHLTQWVDAFVADLREEADPGLFLAAGLILAGLVEFEDELVAQVVAG
- a CDS encoding DUF7405 family protein — its product is MPSRRSLLGRLSAAVGVAAAGCARLRPPPGLDLLANPHDVPRRQFAQRERLRRDSDGNPLQARHRRVLLLDLRREPSAEAGRTVERALRGLEGAFEWSPDGLFHLLAWGTNYLDEHGALGRVPTEHPTVLSRTDDPDLLRFDAALVLESDVPSHVAAAEGALFGDRDELNGTPVEHRLTDVFDRRSRRTGFLGEGLPAAHADAEGVPADAIAEDAPMFTGFRSGREGTQASEDRVTIEDGPLEGGTTMHLSHLALNLRRWYDRPEADRVKRMFDAETTPEDVAGMTDRVPFANAVEAHAGEHGVVGHHEKVARVREDGEPVILRRDFNTVDGGRPGVHFLALQRSLDDFRRTRKSMNGWYLRDDSPDITDRVNNGILDVIRVRSRANFVVPPREKRAFPLTVT